The Paracoccus sp. MA genome contains a region encoding:
- a CDS encoding NAD(P)-dependent oxidoreductase gives MARVAFLGLGVMGFPMAGHLAAAGHEVTVWNRSPAKAEAWAGRHKGRVAATAREAAEGAEFVMACVGNDDDLRQVCLGEAGAFAGMGKGAVFVDHTTVSAAVTRELSALAAEAGLGFVDAPVSGGQAGAENGQLSVMCGGTPADYAQAEPVIAAYAKICRLMGPSGAGQLTKMCNQIAIAGLVQGLSESLHFAEKAGLSIPEVVEVISQGAAGSWQMANRHQTMAENRFDFGFAVDWMRKDLAICLAAADETGASLPVTALVDQFYKEVQAMGGGRWDTSSLIARLRK, from the coding sequence ATGGCACGCGTGGCATTTCTGGGACTTGGGGTGATGGGCTTTCCCATGGCGGGGCACCTGGCCGCCGCCGGGCACGAGGTGACGGTCTGGAACCGTAGCCCCGCCAAGGCCGAGGCCTGGGCCGGGCGCCACAAGGGCCGTGTGGCGGCCACCGCTCGCGAGGCGGCCGAGGGCGCGGAATTCGTCATGGCCTGCGTCGGCAATGACGACGACCTGCGCCAGGTCTGCCTGGGCGAGGCCGGTGCCTTTGCCGGCATGGGCAAGGGCGCGGTCTTCGTCGATCACACCACGGTTTCGGCGGCGGTGACGCGCGAGCTTTCGGCGCTGGCGGCCGAGGCGGGGCTGGGCTTCGTCGACGCACCGGTCTCGGGCGGGCAGGCGGGGGCCGAGAACGGCCAGCTTTCGGTGATGTGCGGCGGCACGCCGGCCGATTACGCCCAGGCCGAGCCGGTGATCGCCGCCTATGCCAAGATCTGCAGGCTCATGGGCCCCTCGGGCGCGGGGCAGCTGACCAAGATGTGCAACCAGATCGCCATTGCCGGGCTGGTGCAGGGCCTGTCGGAATCGCTGCATTTCGCCGAGAAGGCGGGGCTGTCGATCCCCGAGGTGGTCGAGGTCATCAGCCAGGGCGCCGCCGGCAGCTGGCAGATGGCGAACCGTCACCAGACCATGGCCGAGAACCGCTTCGACTTCGGCTTCGCGGTGGACTGGATGCGCAAGGACCTGGCCATCTGCCTCGCCGCCGCGGACGAGACCGGCGCCAGCCTGCCGGTGACGGCGCTGGTCGACCAGTTCTACAAGGAGGTGCAGGCCATGGGCGGCGGGCGCTGGGACACCTCGTCGCTGATCGCGAGGCTGCGCAAGTGA